In the bacterium genome, CTGGTTGAACCGGACCAGCACGCGCTCCGGCTCGCTGGCCTCGAAATCCAAGATCGCTACGGAGACCTTGACGAACTCCGGAGCCGCCACGCGGGCTCGCCTGAGCTGCTCCCAGTCGTCACGACTCATGTCGCCCTCCGGCTGGAAGCCCTCGCTATAGAAGTACAGATAGTCCTCGACCCGCTGCTCCGACCAGGCTCGCGCCCAGGCCCCGACGAGAGCGGCCAGCTCGCCGGATTCGGCCACGGTTTCGCCCATCGCTTCGGATGACGACTCCATCACAGCCGGCTCGGAGTCGAGATCCCGGCCTTGCCTCAGAGCCTCCTCGATGGCCCGGTCAGGGGTCACCGGAGCCTCGCCGGCCGCCGTCACCGACTCGGCCGCCGGCTCCACGGCCATGTCCGCCTCGGCCACGGCCTCGTCCGTATCGGCTTCCATCTCCAAGGGTGGGGCCATCGACCCAGCGTCGGCCGCAGACGGCAAGGGCTCGATGGGAGTGTGCGCCACTTGAACCGGTTCGGTTTCGGGCAAGACCATCTCGCTCATCAGCACCAGCTCGACGGACGATCGGTCGTGAGCGTCATCGACGCTCAGCGCTCTGCTGTACGCCTCACTGGCGAGTTGACCATAGATCTTGGTCAAGTTTTCGTATGCGGTGCGATAGGCGGGATGGGTGCCGAGGGCTTCTTTCAGAGT is a window encoding:
- a CDS encoding tetratricopeptide repeat protein, which encodes MRWKTLAALPLAIVIASPFALAADLGRVRSLAEAGQPEAALADVDEHLEESPVDPEAMFLRALLLAEMQRQDEAREVFEEVAGLRPDRPEPLNNLAVLQAAMGDYDAAVETLKEALGTHPAYRTAYENLTKIYGQLASEAYSRALSVDDAHDRSSVELVLMSEMVLPETEPVQVAHTPIEPLPSAADAGSMAPPLEMEADTDEAVAEADMAVEPAAESVTAAGEAPVTPDRAIEEALRQGRDLDSEPAVMESSSEAMGETVAESGELAALVGAWARAWSEQRVEDYLYFYSEGFQPEGDMSRDDWEQLRRARVAAPEFVKVSVAILDFEASEPERVLVRFNQSYESSTFSDVVTKTLELVRENGDWKIARESVDS